ACTTTCTTGATTTCCGGCTCAGCATTTCCCATGGCCACTGAGTAGCCAACGCGCTCCAGCATGGAAATATCATTAAAATTATCGCCGATCGCCATCGTTTCCTGAAATGAAATCTCTCTTTCTTTAATGAATTTCTCCAAAGCAATGCCTTTTTGAGCTTCTTGGTGAGTGATTTCAATATTATGGCTTCCGGAGGAGCTAATCGCCAGGATTGGAGATTCGCTCAGCTTTGCTACCGCTTGCTGCAGCTTGCTCTCCTCATAGGAAAAAGCAATATATTTATTAATAGAGAAGACATCGCTCTCGATGATCTCGTCATAGCTATGTACCTGATGCAGAAGGCCTTTAGTGAAACGTTCCTTTGCCGCTTCGCGAATCTGTTCTTTTGGCACTTCGGAATGGGCGGAAAGGAAAATATTAACCATGATATCCAGCGCCTTGTCATAATCATCGGTGAACGTACCTTTATTCGTGTAAATTTCAAAATACAGGCCGATCTCTTTCAAGTGGCGATAGGCCTCGGCAGCTGTTTCTTTATCGATAAAAGCATTGTTCAATACTTTTCCGGATGCATCGCGCATTTCTGCGCCATTTACACAAATAATCGGACAATAGATCCCTGCCTCATCCAGCGCATAGCGCGCTTCTAAATAAGAGCGGCCGGTTGCCACCACGACCTCGATGCCTTTTTCCTGAGCCATTTTAATAGCCCGGCTATTGTTCTCACTCACCTCCATCTTCCCGTTTAACAATGTGCCGTCCATATCAGTTGCAATACATTTAATCATACTGTCACCTGCATCTTCCTATAATATATTGTCGCTTTCATTGTAGCATGATTGACTGATGTATTCCTTGATTATGATTAGCGCCGCCATGGTTCTATCTGACTTGATTTTTACCGCTGTTCTTCGCCTGATACAGCAGCTGATCCGCCTCCATGATGACCGCTTCCAGCGCCTTCGCCGTTTCAGGATAGGAGGCTGCGCCCACGGAAATCGTCGTATGAACCGCTTCCCCGTTCGGCAAGAAAAACGGGGTGCCGGCAATTTTCTGTCTGACCTCCTCGGCTACTTGAACCGCTTTTTTATGTCCGTATCCAGTAAGGATCATGCAAAATTCCTCTCCGCCATAACGATAGGCGGATATATTCATTGCTGATCGAGCGACATCTTCCATGCATTTGGCAATCATGCGGAGCAACTCATCCCCTGCTATATGGCCATACTGGTCATTGAATCGTTTA
The Bacillus xiapuensis DNA segment above includes these coding regions:
- a CDS encoding Cof-type HAD-IIB family hydrolase; translation: MIKCIATDMDGTLLNGKMEVSENNSRAIKMAQEKGIEVVVATGRSYLEARYALDEAGIYCPIICVNGAEMRDASGKVLNNAFIDKETAAEAYRHLKEIGLYFEIYTNKGTFTDDYDKALDIMVNIFLSAHSEVPKEQIREAAKERFTKGLLHQVHSYDEIIESDVFSINKYIAFSYEESKLQQAVAKLSESPILAISSSGSHNIEITHQEAQKGIALEKFIKEREISFQETMAIGDNFNDISMLERVGYSVAMGNAEPEIKKVCKYETAVNDEDGVAAAIERFVNA